GTATATTAACAGATATACCAGCTACCCACATTGAAAGTAATCCAAATTacaacctcctccccttaatgcaCTGCATGAACaagagcaggaacatagacattatgaatgGTACTTTGTGCATTGAGGAAAAGAGAAAATATTCAAGATCGATGTGACCAATGTCATTGACCatgtgatacaaaaataatgaccGGCACTGCTATGCTGAAGTACCAGTAGGACAGTGAACATACGCTTGTACATGACAAAGCTATAAAACACTCCTCTTTCATCCACtttaaattgtaggaaaatattagataccAGGAcagaacaatgtgaacatcattaaatgataatgaagtattgcacaaaatttcaaagctatccgataagccatacaggagaagtgttcacaagctttTTTACACCCTTCACCCCTCTTACAtgtagatccactataactttaaggataacaattggattcTCCtatcctgacaatatgcacatctacaaatggcaatgaagcattgtacaaagttttaagtctatcggataagcaaTATAGAAGGAGAAGCGTTAACAAACTATTTCACATCCTTcaccccttttagatccacCACTAATTTAGGAAGATAACTGAATCCTCCTGTCCAgacaatatgtacatctacaaatgggaatgaagcattgtacaaagtttcaactctatccgataagccatacaggagaagggttcacaagattttgtgagagacagacagacggtcagaaagtacaaaaacaatatgtcttctggaagaggggagacataatgaTCAGCAGTGCTGTAGTTAATTATGATTCGATGTAATTCAGTTTGAATGTCTTTCATTTTCTCCTCAATAATGAATCTTTCATTATGTAAATTACAATGTACGCAATACTATCTCAAAAGACCCCATCGGAAATGAGCCATGCCGCTTTCATGGATAAACCTTGGTCTAGACATACACATTAAACATTCactttaaatataaaattaccAACTTTCGTTTCTATAACTTATGTTTAATAATGTTTTAAACGTATATCTGATATCTTTGTATATATGACTATTCCTGAataaagataataataaaaatgacatgTTCGTAACGTAATCCATTGTCAAATGACTCATTCCATGATTAGAAACCTATCACATCTTCAATATTTAACAAGGGGTTTGAATAAACGCTTCGGGTATTCATATCATCAATGTAGCCTTGACCCGTCTTTAGACgagatgtattatggtacagcaatgtatgttcgtccgtctgttagggttttctgttttcatttctctcacacatatcaagctgaaatgTCCCATGtatagcttctttgtgggtcactctagatcatgttgcggTCCATTTCGATCTCTGTTGTAGGAGTTTGCCACaaaggcacttgtttcatacatgggttccccctccttaataatacctggtattattaaggaggggaaCCCATGTATggaacaagtgcctgtggtttacctcttcatttgaaaaacaatattatatggagggtacataatttgtacgGCTAACTTCTCCCACAGTTTTAAGTGGGAgccttattttacagagtatttgtatgggtattgagaTGAGCATGTGCAAggatttgattttcttcaatttttaaagaaaattacaggttgttgaccTTAGTAAGTTTTGAGAAAACATTACATAGAGAGTATATTATTTGTCtgcctcccacagttttcaagtcaGGACCTTCTTATTATACtgaatatttgtatgggtattgaagatgtgcatgtggcaaggattttgatattcttaaatgtttgagaaaattacacgttgttgaacttagtccgttttgaggaaatataaaGTGAGTGCATGGTTTGTCCAGGGCCTTTGTAAACAagttgaagatgtgcatattgcaaggattttgattctcaacataTAAAcgttcatatacatgtacatgtaatattgagcTGATGTAAAAACTCTGGCAAAGGTACAATTCATTGTTacattaaaaattcaaattcgGCGAGATTCAGTACGTCACAGCTTAAGGAAAACTGACACTACaataaagttctacaactcttgaCATTTTTTGCCATGTTCACAATTAAAAACAACCCTATATAACGTTCTGTATTGTTTACGGTACTCGGGAGGAGGGATGTTATTTCTTGCTGCATATTCATTACACCAACACACTTTTACGAAATACCGAAAAACTGAAGAGGAGAAACCCATGCATGGGGAACCAACAACCCATTCATCGTTAGTTATTTGACTAAATTTTCGTTAATATTGACTTTTTGATGGGTAATCCATATCTAGGGAGATTTTAATTTGAGAGGGTAATATACGATCATTGCCTTTTAGCAGACATACCTCATAATTTATAAGGTCTGAATAGGATTATATCCCGAGGGCGCTTATTTTCCTTCTAATCTGAATTTTATATCCATAATGATTGTACTTAACCATTCCCGATAAAGGTTACTACAACGATAATGATCCAGTAGTGACTACAAAGACAATTACATTGTTGACAAAGCATATCTCAATCCGATGCTCGATCCTTTACCGGACCTGACATCaattaaatcttattttccCCCCATTCCGAACACTTAGTTTACCGTATGATGAATAGTTCATGATGAAGTCTGCATTCTATGCGTTAACCCTAATAAACAGCGAATTATTGTCCCTGGGATGATCCGTGAACTTGGAATGAAAAGGATTTGATTTTGCCACGGAAAATTTTTATTCGAAGTAAAAAATCGGCACAGTAAATATGTATCatttatcaaatcaatcatAAAGGAGTAAGAACACTTTCTGCAATTCGTTGTTCAGATAGTGAAGTTAAAGGTTACGTTGATGTCATTTTCAAAGAGAAAAGTTACATCCTGGTTCGCGTTGAAAAACCTACATCCTGTTTTGTAGTATACTAAGACTGACAGTTTTGTTGGTCGTGTCTTTATCCAAGTGCAGCACTCTTGTGAACAAATGGATATACAGTTTGGCAAATTTGATCGATTCTATGGTACAAGCAGGTTCCCTAATACATTCTAGTTGATTTTCAGCATATACTCTTGTTGTTTTTAATACATTTGgggctacatacatgtatatcgtacTACAAGACAAGCGAGAGTTTTGTGTCGAAAACCCACTAAACTTGAGAGATAACCATTACATATTGTACTCACTGTTTGTCCACCAGTAACGCCTTCTCCAGCAGTTCCAATGCCTTTTCTTCTGTCGTCTTCTTCTTCACTGCTCTCTCCTGTCTTCTCTTCTCCAACATCTCGGCATGGCGATGTCTCTGATACTCCATCTGATTGTCGGCTGCTGTCATGTTCTTCATTATCAAATCGGTCTCCTGCGAGATACAGAtatcattttggaaaaaaacTTCCACATGTAGTGCTTTTTTATGTTATTGAGCCGAGAGACTCGTAAAATTAACCAAGGATTGCATGTTCAAAGCCATATATAAAACGGAATGGTTCTTTATCAAAGTAATGCCAATCGCTTTTTTTGAGAGCAAACCCACATTAAAGACTATTCATGGTTGTTTCGTTTCTtataattataaaatgttgttgCACGGGCATCTCATTACCTCTTCGATGGTTTTTTGGGACATAACAGGAGTGGGCAAACTTCTGGAACTGATGACGCTAATTGGACGTTCATTGCTGGGTGAATGACGGCTTGGGTTACTGTGCACGCTGAGGGAACTTCCGCTTCTGTCCTTCTTTTTCCGGATATACTCCACTACTGCTGCTCGACTCCGTGCTTCATCTCGTTCGTTAACGATTGAGATTCTAGATGAGGCTCTGGAGCCTTGGCCCTTCCGTCCTTTCTTTTCCAAGTACCTGTCTACCGCATCTTTCTCGTACTCAACTCGTCGTTGTTCTGAAGAGTGTAATTGTTTTCATTACTATAAGAAATCAATACGTTTCACATGGAAACATCACATCAGCAATCGCTTATACACTTCGACTTCAACTGGGCAATTTACCAATTAAATGTTAATCATCGTGATGTCAGCGATGGTAATGTCAATAGATAAACGTTGTGAAGCAGGAATAGACCAATTCGTGTACCTAACATTCGTGATTCCGCTCTTAACTGTTCGGTTTCGTCTTCGAAGTCCAGCATGGTTCCTCGAAGTTCCATCCGACTCTCTTCAATGGCGTCTATCATGTCCTCTGTTTCTTGTTCGAACAAGTCTAGTAAAGATTCTATGAAGGCTTTCTGTAATTAAAACATAGCATCTTATAAGTTCACGTGGATGACTCGATTATAcgattgaaaacaaaaactatcATTCCGGTACatccattttgattaaaattctttaaataaTCATTTTGTTGATCCAGCCCAGCAGGCAAGTGGCTTCTGTACATCTCTGGACCAACTCAGACTTTGACGTCGAAATGATATTGTAAAGTAGTTGAATATGAAGGTTTCTTATTAAGAATTATCTCttatttatcaattaaaaaataatcaagCATATCATTCGTTGGTTTGTTATAGGATAGTGACCACACTTCGCGTACAGACATAAATATGTGAGTTTGATAAGTTTTATGTCCGAATATCAAAAACTATTCTCtcacgtcaccagctgtaggtgaaatgcGTCAATTTTTGGTCGATGCATTGCGCTCTAGCCcatagcagtgagagttctttatcgcACCAATGTCCACAGTGACACGGGatttccgggtttttttttatgccaTACCCGAAAGACCAATAACATTCCTTTCTGATACCGGGCGCTTAGTGACCCATGTTAACTGTCTTAGATTTGGCTCGGAGACCTCCCTGTTGCAAAGCAAGTGTCCTAGCCAGTCAGTTACCATGACATCAGCAAACACTTAAGCTATATGGAAATGGGCCGGAATACAAACGCCTAACCCtgacgttaaataactgtatcccatttacattctcaatgaccgtgtagcgtgtgacagcgtgacgagaattccatcgtcatcgaaagcaagtttctATGACTTGCTTAGATGGTCTAGcagtctagcgcgctggttacatgctgctaggagatggTCTAGcagtctagcgcgctggttacatgctgctaggagatggTCTAGcagtctagcgcgctggttacatgctgctaggggatttggttccgcaggtcgtgagttcaatcCGGGTGGGGGctgaagtgggtatccaaataaaataaagtgaaattcactttaaaaacagaaataaGAGGTAAAAATCAAGCAAAATTTACATTGTAACataattttcctttaaaaacTGTGAAATGTGTTATAAAAGAACATACACTGGCATTACAATGTGACATTAAACTTTATAACGAAGTTAAAGTAACGATATCAATCTGACCAATTACGTCAAAGAAACCTGTCAACAGCTGTTCCATCTAACTGTTGACTGACAATCACGGATACTTTTGATTTTAACATAATTCACTGTACTTATTACTCACAAAAGGTTTCAACACAAGTTCTGAAAACTTACTAGGTTCTTTATTATACTTTTGAGTAATGGGGTATTACAAAGACACTTTCAACGTATCATATTTAGATCAAATGTAAGAATATGCGTTATACGTTCATTCATTCATAGTTGATTTTTGTAACGTCCGCGTTCTATGGTTGAAATCTGGATGAGGTCAGGATTTCATTTTAACGTCCGCGTTCTGTAGTTGAAATCTGGTTGAAGTGAGGATGCCTTTTAAACGTTCGCGTTCTATAGTTGAAATCTGGTTGAAATCAGGATGTCTTTAACGTCTGCGTTCTATAGTTGAAATCTGGTTGAAGTCAGGATGTCTTTTTAGCGTCTGTGTTTTATCATAAAACGAAGATTTCCGCCAAATAAACGTCTTTTCGACATTATTGACACATACCCGATTCTGGATTACAATATGTAAGTGGAAGTAATCACTACAGTTATTTTCAGAATTAATGGACAAATGATTTATGCTGTACATGCATTTAtaagaagataaaaaaaatactgtaacaatataaagctttatttaatttaaaaatattttattcacgaagtgaatgggattgggcagcaggcacaGCCTAATTTTGCCCTCTCCCTACATCAAGGTCAGAATGGAAGTGGAAACACAAAATAATGCTTTATTGAATACCAATTGtggaaatgttttttttttttaatgttttcttttacTTTGGATCACATTGCAAAcctttttaattatttgtatctCTTTGTTATATTTTTCACAATAGTTATTTTGTGACTTTGTACATATTTAGACTATGCCTGTTGTctaatccatttatgtttcatgcataataaaatattgtatgtaaatCGATTCTCGGTCCCTGCTACCTTCCGTCGGTAGGAGGATAAACAGAACGAGATTCTGGTATGCAAAAACTAACTTTGCAACCAGAAATCAACCATTTTTCTGACGTTATGTAGTCGTCAGGTGTCTGCTGGGAAAAAAAACTTAGGATAGTCTCAACATAGGAAATCGTTATCAAGCGTAAGCATTTCGATATCGCATTGTTATTGTTTGCAACTAAAACTCTCTATTCTTCATGTCATAAGGTAACGATTTTATAATGGCTGATGAGAGCTTTGATCTCCACAGATCTTATCGTATGGCTCAATGACTGTGGAAATCAATTGACCAGAATCACTTTTGAATTTACCAACATGAACGTGGAAATCTGTAACGAATTCCTGCACAAAAAGATCATTTTGCGTGATATCCTCGACTAAGGTCGTACACGctgtttctcaataatatacaatttttcgtgacatttcaggtacaattcacttgtATCTTATCTTTTTtctacttaaaaaaaaaccttggaatatattaccatttaccaggtctgttttagagttagcatattttgatagttcttGGCAGTGATAAGTAAAAATGTAGTCAACTCTTACCATTACAGAACATTACTAAGTTAATGTAGCAAAGAAGGGGAGAGAAATCTTTGGATCAATCGGAGATCGATTCCGGGATCGTTAAGTGATCTAACGACAGGGCTAACCAGgcctatatacaatgtaaagtaACATTACAACAATACAAAATTCAAACCTATTTCGGAAATCATACAAAACCTCTTCTATCAAAGATGTTTTGGAGGAGAGGGGATGACATAAACGTCTTGTGTGAACTTAGTGACGTGCATGTTGATTGTTGTCTTCTCATTTTAAGTAAAAAGGATTCGTTTCTTATgtttatgcatttatattttggAGATATGTTCGTGCTGATTGCAACAAACGCTATACACGGACAAAGCTTCCATGTTAAAAGCAAAAAGGGATGAATTGAAATGAATCTAACAAATATTCATTacatatatacgtgtatatcaTAAACAATTGTGACCTTTTTGTATTTAATATGTAGGTTTTCACACAAATAAGTTTTATCACGTCATAAGATTTATCCAAGTTTTGTTCTTGTTGTTGTTGTTCGTTTTGTCTTTTtttgagggggagggggtatcaTTTTACATCGTGGAAATAAATACTACGtctacatttaaaaataaaatgtaggaCTCCATCTTGAAATTATTGAGATAGAAATCTGTAAGTGCAGTTTCTGTGTGAAATATAATGTCCAATTTAACATTTAACATATCTAAGAAGACCATTATAAACTCGAGTGCAGGTCGGGAGACATCTAAATACTGCATATTTACAATTAAGCGGATAAAAGAAAAATCTTGGAGGAGTGGAAGCCGCGTGGCCCATTGGCAGCATAGCCAGTCTGACGTTGCTTTGGTATCAGGAGAGTTTCTTCCCTGCGAAATGGTGCGAGTacaatgaaaattgtaaaatgcCAGAATTTTTCCG
This genomic window from Ostrea edulis chromosome 4, xbOstEdul1.1, whole genome shotgun sequence contains:
- the LOC125671863 gene encoding inner centromere protein-like isoform X1 is translated as MEELLKNETVKKKIKGLSVEIRKAFIESLLDLFEQETEDMIDAIEESRMELRGTMLDFEDETEQLRAESRMLEQRRVEYEKDAVDRYLEKKGRKGQGSRASSRISIVNERDEARSRAAVVEYIRKKKDRSGSSLSVHSNPSRHSPSNERPISVISSRSLPTPVMSQKTIEEETDLIMKNMTAADNQMEYQRHRHAEMLEKRRQERAVKKKTTEEKALELLEKALLVDKQLAAKKEMQNKKLQERLDEMKKKKERDSASRADSRTDDKGHTNEAFEDLDRF
- the LOC125671863 gene encoding inner centromere protein-like isoform X2, which encodes MSTTNDNFQEEQKAFIESLLDLFEQETEDMIDAIEESRMELRGTMLDFEDETEQLRAESRMLEQRRVEYEKDAVDRYLEKKGRKGQGSRASSRISIVNERDEARSRAAVVEYIRKKKDRSGSSLSVHSNPSRHSPSNERPISVISSRSLPTPVMSQKTIEEETDLIMKNMTAADNQMEYQRHRHAEMLEKRRQERAVKKKTTEEKALELLEKALLVDKQLAAKKEMQNKKLQERLDEMKKKKERDSASRADSRTDDKGHTNEAFEDLDRF
- the LOC125671863 gene encoding inner centromere protein-like isoform X3 codes for the protein MKAFIESLLDLFEQETEDMIDAIEESRMELRGTMLDFEDETEQLRAESRMLEQRRVEYEKDAVDRYLEKKGRKGQGSRASSRISIVNERDEARSRAAVVEYIRKKKDRSGSSLSVHSNPSRHSPSNERPISVISSRSLPTPVMSQKTIEEETDLIMKNMTAADNQMEYQRHRHAEMLEKRRQERAVKKKTTEEKALELLEKALLVDKQLAAKKEMQNKKLQERLDEMKKKKERDSASRADSRTDDKGHTNEAFEDLDRF